The genomic DNA AAAGACTCGATCTTTCTGTTCCCACCAGATTGTTCTTCAATCTGCTCAACTTACTTTCGCCCTTTCTCAAACATTAGGTTTCGAGATAATTGCCACATTTGCCAATACTGGAATCAATCCGAAACCCATAAAATCGAACTAAAGAACACAAAATCAGTCAAATCAACGTatctacacacacacacacacatataagcACGAAATCGGTCAAATTTCCAGCAACTTTTGAGCAGAAATCGAGGGATAGGCAGAAAACAGGAGCACAGAGGAAAAAAGGATACCATTTTTTATGCGATGAATTTGACGAAGAAACTCTCTAATTGGCGGAAGATACCGAAGCTCTGTAATCGTTGAAGCTCCCGCTGGCTACTGGATTAGCAAAGTTCAGGTGCCACCAGTACATGGAAGAAACCctagaaagaaaatttaatgCATCTTCTCGTTTCTGCCCTCCGACAATTACCAAAATTACATACAAGGACAGCTCATTGAGCTAACGGTGGGCCGTGGGCTTTCCTTTTGCTTTTGGGCCAAGATCTCTAAAGAAAAGATTGAGCCCGTTAGGTTTAAGAAGATTGAACGctctctttcttccttttttttttcgggtacaaatttcactaattattatcaaacaatttttcatatcaatttatataaatgataaatgaTAGCCTTTTAGGTGACTAGGAATATGAAAAAGTTAGTAAActtaaattattcaatttttatgaaGAAACTTTTTAACTTATCGAGATTTTTTTCGGAATTGATTTTAGTATGATCTGATTGGCatctgataaaaaaaatataactcatcatatagtaaaattttgTACTATGAATCCATTCATAGtatcatacatatatttttcagcCAGAAAAAATATAGTATCATACATATATGGATTGAGAAGAGAggactaataaaaaaaactttcatAGATCAACAGCACGGGAGactacaaaataaataatgctAGCAATTCtccttaataaatttttcatgaatattGCTAATAGAGAAGATTATCCGAAATCttagcatatcttgtattttAGGAATGCTTATCATTATAGCTTACCTTATACAGATTGCGTATTTTAGTCATGTATAAATAATTTCCACACATAGAACATTGTATATGACTATATATTGTAATGAAAGTCACATCACATTATGGTATCATAGCCTTATACGGATAACTCCGATTGGCTTGCTTCCGCTCACTCTTCTGTCTCTTCTACCTGTTTCTTCTCTACTTGGTGTTCATAGCTAAAACTACTTCTTCACCCTTATCTCTAGTTATTCAAACTCCCTCAAGTATCCCGACCATTCCTATCAAACTTAATGGCAGAAACTACCTATACTAGAAAGGTATTATGACGGCTCTATTTGCTACCTATGGGTTGTTGGATCATGTTGAAGGTCGGGCCATCACACCAAGCAAAACCATCATTGGAGCTGATGGCGTTATAGCACCTAATCCCAACTAATTAAGGTGGGAATCCAAAGATAATTTTGCATTAACCTGTGTAATGCTGGTAGTCACAGAGAAAATTGGCATGACCATCCTTGCTGCCAAGACATCCCAAGAAGCATGGACATCCCTTACAACTCAGACCGCTGCGCAAAAAGACCTCCTTGACCAATAGTAGCGTGACCCGAAGAAAGGTAATCAGCCAATGGCTAAATTCATCGGAATGATGAAAGAACATGCTCTTTGATATGCCCAAATTGGAAAGCATAAAATGCCAACAGACATAAATCGTTGAATTTACACGGGTCTTGATCCCGATTGGGAGCCAATTGTCCTAGCACAATCAAAACGAATGCTTACCATGAGTACCAATGAGCTTAAATCTCTGCTTGTCGGTCATGAAGAGCGTCGTCTTTACTCTCAAGGACCCCAATCGAACGCCTCTGCTGCTGCAAACACTCATTTGTCTAGTTTGCTCAGCGCTGCAACCGCGGAAGTCTTCTACATGAACGGTCGGAAGGGTGGTAACGATGGAAAGAGAAACTCAGGGAACAACAATGGCGGCAAAGGGAAGAACTCTTGTGGTAAAATAGGAGAAGGGTCTAGAAACTTGGGGAATTCTACTGATTGGGGCCAAGGAACAGGAAGTGTTGGAAACtctaatttcaattttgggGCAAGAGGTTTCGAGCAAGGAGGATATATGCAAGGAGTCAGGCAGCAGTATCAATCGAGTCATTACCACTCAGGTCAGACCCGTGACCCGCAACTGAGCCCAGGATTCTTTGGGCCTCCGGGCAACTTTGGGCCCTTCGCTCCTGGTTGGCCCATCCCAGCACATCATATCACCCCGCAGCCCAGTTTTCCTTAGCAATTCTATTTTCCGGTCCAGTTCAATGGTTGTTTGCTAGACTTGCAATAGTCCAAGCCACACCGCTCCATTTTGTCAGTATTCTGGGACACAGACTCATTTGACCCATAGTACTTCTCCGGGACTTCATGATCTTGACTGGTACATGGATTCATGGGCAACACACCATGTCACATTTAACCTATTCAACCTCAATCTTCATGATGATACCTTAAACTCATATCACATCTTCGTGGGTGATAGTAAATCACTTCCGATTCTTGCTTTTGGTTCCTCCACCTTTAAACTCTCCCAGCTTCCTTTACACTTGAATCACATTCTTTATGCTCCCcatatttccaaaaatcttatttttatATCTAAATTCACCAAAGGCAatacttgtttttttttagctTCACCCAGATTGTTTCATTGTGAATGATCGCCATACGCGTTAGAAGCTTATATGTGGCCAAATTAAAGATGGATTATATTGTTTCCACTCGAGAGGCAGGTGCATCGACCGTCCTCAAGCTCATCTCTTCGTGTCCGGGTCTAGTGTCTTATGGCATCAACACCTTGGTTActcatttttttcccattgTTCATCGTGCATAAAGTACTTCATGTTCTCTTAATAATGATCATGTTGGTCATCTATGTTCTGCTTGtcaagaaggaaaaaataataactaaCTCTTTTCCACCTACTCTTCATAAAAACACCTCTCCTTTTGAGCTTGTTCATACCGACATTTGGGGTCCTACACCAATCACTTCTCATACTGGTCATCATTATTATATTCACTTTCTTGATGATTATAGTAAATACTCCCGGTTTTATGTTCTCAAATCTTGATATGATGTACTTAGTGTTTTTCGAGTATTTTGTCTTCAAATTGAGAATCTCTATGGACATCgaatcaaatattttcaatcaGATGGTACAAAAGAGTTTATCTCTGCAAATTTCCAATCTAAACTATAGAATGGTATCTTCCATCGTATCTCATGTCCTCATGTTGCTCAATGCTGACCCAAACACCGTCATGTCATTGACATAGGCTTCAcattactttttcactcttCCATTCCATCGAAATTTTGGGATTTTACCTTCGAAATAGTAGTATACCTTATTAACAGATTACCTACAAAATCCCCTGGTTTTAAATCTCCTCATGAGGTGCTTCATGGTAGTCCACCTGATTACTCTAACTTACGAGTATATGGATGTCTCTGCTATCCATATTTACGACCTTAAACACGCCATAAGTTAGAATCTCGGTCTCAATCTTGTGTCTTCCTAGGATATCCTTACCATTATCAAGGATATCGATGTCTGAATCCTACTATTGGTCGCATCTTCTTATCCACTCAAGTCATTTTTATTAGCGTTCATTCCCTTTCAGGACAGGTGTGCCTATCTCGGTGGATGCTAGTCAGTCCCCTTTTGACCCCGCGCTTGCTATTGGTATGTCTATTCCCTCTTTTTCAAGCATCACCTCCACTTATATTTCTATTCCGTCATCTGTTTCTATGTCATTTCATGAGTCTAGTGGTCCTGCCAACTTACCTATTGAGTTGTCTGTTCCTACCCCTAAGAATCATGACTAGTCCACTGATTCTATAGTTTCGGTTGAGGATGTTGTGGATAATGATGTTGCACCTGCTACTCAGAATACTCACAGGATGACGACACGGTGTAAAAATGGTACTTTACTTCCTCCTCGGTTCACCATATCTCGCCATCATTCTACTttttatgtttctactaatctGCAGGAACTTTAGACCATTGCTCATGCCCGTAAACACTCCATTTGGCAGGCAGCGATGGAGGAGGAATATCTAGCATTACTCCAAAATCATACTTGGGATCTTGTCCCACCATCTCCTGTGCAGAATGTTATTGGCTGCAAATGGGTCTACTGTATTAAATAGAAGACCGATGGCACCATCGATCACTATAAGGGTCGATTGGCGGCAAAGTGTTTTAATTAGATGGAAGGAGTCGATTATTCAGAGACATTTAGTCTAGTCATCAAGCCAGTTATTATTCGAACAGTTCTCTCTATTGATGTTTCCTCTCAATGGCCGATTCGGCAACTAGATGAGAAGAATGCATTCTTTCATGGGTATCTCACTGAAGAAGTTCACATGGCTCAACCTCCTGGCTTCATTGATACTTCTCATCCTGATTATGTTTATCGACTCCGCCGATCTCTCTATGAACTCAAGCAGGGCCCCTGGGCCTAGTTCCAGCGTCTCAATACCTATCTTTAAAGATTTGGGGTTTCATATTCCAAGGCTGATCCCTCGCCGTTTATTCTCCGATGACCTAATTATCTTGTTTATCTTCTCGTCTATGTTGATGGTATCATCCAAACCAGAACCCTAGGTGCACCTTTTTCATTCCATCATTATTGCCTTACAACAGGAATTTGCCATGAAAGACCTTGGTCATCTTCACTTCTTTCTTGGGATAGAGGGTCGCACTGACGGTAATGGACTCTATCTCACACAGTCCAAGTACATTCATAATATCCTAGCTCGCACTACTATGCTGGAGTGTAAGCCTATCAGCTCTTCAATCTCATCAGGATCCTGGCTTTCTCTTCATGATGGGATCTATTTCAGGATCCTTCTCTCTATAGAAGTGTGGTTAGTAGTCTTCAGTATCTCTCACTGACCAAACCTGACATTACCTATGCTATAAATCAGGTTTGTCGGTTCATGCACTGGCCAACAACTACTCACTAAATGGCGGTGAAACGTATCCTAAAATATCTCAAGGGTACAATTACCTATAGGCTTCATATTCGCCCAAGCTCCGCATCATCTATTCACGGCTTGATTGGGCTGGTAATCCTGATGATTGTTGCTCTGTCGGTGgcttcattatttttcttggcTCCAATCTCGTCTCTTTGAGCTCCAAAAAGCATAAGACAGTTGCCCAGTTGAGTACTGAGTCTGAGTACAAGAGTTTTTCTAATGCTACAACTGAGATTTTATGGCTCCAGTCTCTACTTCGAGAACTTGGTATTTCTCAGCGTCACCCTTCGACCCTTTGGTGTGATAATATTATGTGATTTATCTTACAGCGAATCCTATCTTTCATGCTCGGACCAAGCACATTGAGATTCATTATCACTTTGTGCGGGAGCATTTCATGCGTAAGCAACTATTTGTTCCCTTCATTAGCTCGGATGATCAGCTAGCTGATGCACTCACCAAGGGCTTATCTTCTTCTCGCTTTGTTGACATTCGGCCCAAGCTTCATGTGGCGAAGTCCCTGCTCGGCTTGTGGGGGAGTAATAGAGAAGATTTTATGAAATCTTAGcatatcttttattttagaaatgcTTGTCATTATCGCTTACCTTGTATAGATTACGTATTTTAGTCATGTATAAATAGTTTTCACACATAAAACATTGCATATGATTATATATTGTAATGAAAGTCACATCACATAACCAGTGAGGATTCAGCCATTTTACCATCCAACTATTTAATTGCAACATACTTTAGGAGGTAAAAATGTTTTTAAAGTACAACCAAACTCCTATCTATTTAGTCCCTCCATGCCCACTCTCATGAAggttagaaaaatattattgtaaGTTGTCAACATCTCATGAAATGTAAGAGACTCCACTGCTTTTGAAAGTTATCATCACTCTCGAGCGTCCTTTACCACTGCTGCTACCACTACAACTACTACCTTTTCTTTGAGGTGTCTTCGGCTCTACTCCCACTACCTCCTCCATCCTTGCCTCCATCAGCTGCTACCACCTTTACATGCCAccccataattttttttttcaatacaTAACTATTATATGtaacttaaatttttatttgagaatTAGAAGGAAGAAGTTGATCGAGTCTAGAgttggaaagaaagaaaatggtaATTATAGATTATTTGATGGGAAGTCCTTGGGTGTATTATATGATGAGACTAGTGCTTTTAGCACGTGCATTGCACGGGTTCTTTTTCATATATCTTTGAATAATTTCTTATTGTAATTATGCATATTTTGAAACactaatttcaaattaaattagtgtacttatatattttgtacTTATATACAGattgattataatttaatttgtaatgTTTGTATCAAACTTGTTCTCAAGTCTTgtccaattaaaataaaactttGTTTCACCATTTTTGTACTGTTTGGACAAGATTTGTTCGTTGTatcttaaaaattattatattattattatagttattttatttagaataaatttttatttatcgtaatttttaatttattaaatttagttTTTTACAATATTAGGAACGTTTATTATGGACATTTATTACCGGCATAAtctattttactatatatatatatacataactattattattatagttattttatttactataatttttaatttatgaaatttagtGTTTTAAAATACGCAGtctattttactatatatataatatatgatatagACATTTATTACTGGTCTAGtctattttactatatatatatatatatatgatgagaTCAAATTAATTGTTATATCATACATGTTTATCCCCTCGAAAATTACTCTTAGGTGAATAAAATATTGATATTTAGATAAgcattattaaatttttcgaACAAAATAGATGGATATACAAATCCTTTTATAAAACATTGAACTTTTTGAGCAAGTCAAGAGATAATTGACCACGAGCTGAGAGTTTACAAAAGACGACGTCTCATAAGTGTTCTTCaacttttgtattttataGTGGATGCTTAGGTCCTCTTTCAAAGACTTTTCACATATTaatgtataatatatgtacTTCATTTGATTGTAAATGTatctatatatgatatataaattcTGGAGCAATCACTGGAGGTCgccatacatacatatttgGCAAAACAGAAGCTTTTCATGCTTTTGTAACTGCTCActgttaattaataatatttatatattgtgaatccatatgatatttgaaataatttaaagtCACATGCTTTACtattatatgtatgtaaaatatatattgaactttaatttagtatattagagtgaaataatttacaaattaaatttaaaactcaaaataaacaaaaaaattaatattataattacaaGAAACTGATCATTCAAAGAGCGtatttgaaagaatttaaaattataaactttactatattatatatgaacaaATTTATCGAGTTAAAAAATACAGTGCACCCTACTAAATTCTTAGGCAGTCAAGTTAAGACTCGTATAGCTATTCGAATGAGAAAGGCAATACTTTACCGACTTAGATTGTTGAACCAAAAATTGAGTTTGCTCCCTGGTTCGAGAGCAATCACGCCCACGCAATGTGCACAGATGCCCCTAGTATAAATTAGGTTTTAAAGATCAAATTAGAGCTTGAGATAAGCATAAATACGAGCGATACATAAGAACACACCTCACTTGATCAATTTGACCGATCGACGGCGCATGAAATCGACTAAGCCGCCGTCCAGCTTGATGGAACGGCGTGCTTTGCGGAGGAGAAGACGGTGGCGGCGTTTGACTTTGAAAAGGAAAGGACATCTGCTTTTCTTCCATGTGCtgggattttatttttatcaaaatatatgCTTAGAAAGAAGCACGTCACAGATTGCACCAAAGAAAATCTTGGAGGGATGTTATGGAGATTTTGTCATTTTGGGTTGTTGCAATCTAAAGCCAATCCCAAATATTAGCCGTGATTTGAATACACGACCCACACTTCATGAGGCAATTGGTACCctattttggatttttttcgaTGGATCGTGACTAGATTGATGGAGAAAGGCTCAACCTAAATCATCAGCTTTACAGCGGAGCAAATCTCAAAACTTATGAACATATAACCGATCTAGCTTGTCGCGGAAATTTTTCAGTCCTGTCACAAACCCTCCAGCactattttgtcttttctGGACTTATCGTTTCATTTGTGTCATACTACAGACCATTCAGACAGTCGACTGCGTGTACTTATTATCGGCTGCATCATTGTTGTATCGTatgtaaattaaaatttggagTACGATGCACttagaaaagacaaaaaaaatgacTGAAGCATCTGTGACTGAACTGAAAAATTTCCTAGCTCGTAAAGTATGTTGGTCAAACATGCATAACAGCTACGCAAGGTTTTTGGCCGATTAAGGTGTCATCCGGCTAAAATCAGTGCCTCCATCTTCTCAAGTGACCATCCTTCATGTAAGGCTCGAGAAATCCAATAAACTGAAACAACATGTGATACGAATTGGTTAAGACACAGTAAACAATTCAACAAAAGCGAGCTGCGATGAAGAAAAACCACCCAAGGGCAATTCATAGTGCCCACATTTTGCAGAAACCCGGGAAAGAGTTTCGATTTacctattttcttttctaaaatttatattaaaaaaatcttttctAAACTCAAGGAAATTCGCAGTTGTATTTGCAAAATGCATGCATCGATTAGATACACAACTTTGCTGGGATCGGCATTTACAGATAACTGAAACTGTTGTCTATGACCAAATGCGCCTTGATCACTTTGATATGGAAgttaaaagaaattttcatACATTTCTATTCTCTGGTGGAAGCAATTTTGTATCAACCACCAGATGGGTAATATACCAGAGCAAAAACGGATACAGTTATCTGTTAACGTGCAATATAAGTATTGTacaattcaatatattattattatttttttttctctttggtCTCCCCTATAAATAAGACCGCAACAAAACATTCTGAACAGATAGAGAACGTAAACCAATGAGGAACATAAATGGATTTGTAGGAGTGTTCACACACGAGAAAGTAGCAGTAACAGTTTCTAGCTTGAATTAGAAAgcttttcccttttcccttTTGGTTCTTATCTTGCAAACATCTCATTTGAGTTCGAGATAAGTAATGAGCTTACTTGGAACAAACATTGACTTGATGAAGAAGGATGGTCCAATTACTAACGTGTGATAGATTTAAGGTCTACACTTTACCTTGGAGCCGTCTCCAGACCACCTTGCGCCATAACCATTAGCATCCCTTATCTCGAACACAACTCCATGAGGTGGAACAACATGCAAGTTCAACCAGCAGCAGGATGAAATCAGGCAGGTAATGATGTCCATTGCAGCCTTATTTTTTCTAGAATCTGACAACATAGAAAGGACACCTTTCATAAGGTTAAAGAAAAGACAGCGCGGTAAGATAATCAGTGAGAACCCCGCCCTATGATAGCAATAGGATACTAAGAAATTGCACAGTTTGTAAAGGATTTCCTAAAGAATGAATGCCTTCCGTAGAAGGGATGAAGAGGGAATTCCATTCCGAGGCCTTTACATTCTATCCTTAAATACGAAGCAGCATACAATGAGAaccacaaaataaaaaataaaaataatcagGGTAAATTTCGACGACACACCCTACAGTTTGTGAAATGGCCACCGACGTCtctcttttgaaaaattaaccACAAACTACCCCTCCTTTCACTGACGTGGCACCAACAGAACATTCACTTTGCCACGTGGATCCCATGCCACGGAACAACACAAACCGACCTGTTACCTGATTTCTTTGGCCGAACCCAATTTGACccaatttaagaaaaaaaagtagaaatcAACGAAAGGATGGGTGCTATGagactaattttgaaatgagGGGGTGTCGCTGACCATTTTACAAATTATAGGGGGTGTCGTCGAAATttaccaaataaaaatttaaaaaataaaagaagtaaaataataataataataataataatccgCGTGGTCAAAACCTACTCCAAAAATCAAGTAACAGAAGGTTAAagcaagaagaaaaggaaacattAACAACACATGTTGGATGAATGATTTGAAGATAACAacaatgaaaacaaaataatccTAGTTCCAGAAAAGCAGAACATTTCAATGTGAAGAGGACTAAAGTTTGCTTGGATATAATGACATTGAACAGCTAGCAGTTACTCACCACTGCCATCTAAGCTTCCCCAGTATTTGCTGCTGCTCCTGCTGAAATGCTTGGCCAAAGCCCTGGCCCCATCAGTTAAGGTGCTACCTTTTACCTCGTGCCAATAAGGGACAAATTTAATTACAgagttatataataattttgcaaGTTAGGTTATCGGTAACACATCCAAATATGACATATTAGAAATGTCTTTCTTACTAACATACCATGCCCATCATACTAAAAACTTCATCAGCTCACAGGTGAGAACTACGAACTCTATTATACTTgtggtaaatttttttggcaGGCTACGCAAGACATTATAAACATCAGTTTTTCAAATGACAACGGATGAAATTCACACATTAGTTATTTATAAAAAGAGCCACAGAGGACCACTAACAGGAAACAAAAATATAACagcttcaaatcaattgcCAGCATCACAAGAGCTTTAAAGGAGACGTTAGAAAAATTTTGCACATAATTGGGGAAGAAATAGAGTTGACAATATGCAGGATAGCTGTCAATTTACATCTCGGTTATAAGGTTGCTGAAGTGCAGAGAGAAGAGCAGATCTAGGTGGCGGAAGTGAGTCAGATACTGTTCCAGCAGTATGAACAAGGCCGAGAAGGTTATGAACCCCATTGTAACCCAGTACCTGCATGTGTAACCAAAAAgggcaaaataataataataataataataatactaaaataaaataaaataaaataaaataaaaggatgtCCGATCAAGATCAGAATATTGACAGCACAAAACTATACAGTAGTCaaaattatgttatatataacataaGAAACCAGAGCGGTTCATACTTACAGATATTATCCGAGCTACAGAAATGTAAGGCTGATGACTTGATTTTAATATATCAATTGCGAGAACACCATTGTCCCTTTCCTTCTCTTCCATGTAGAACCTTCTGTAGATTTGCACACCTAGAAGAAGCATCAAATCACTGTTAATGAATGAATCTCATGTAACAGAAAGAGCATCTATATGACGGATTTACAGTCCCAGATATAATCCAAGCATCTTAAGCTTGAGGTTGAAGCTCTTGGCTCAGACATTccaacaattaattaaaattgagtTGACCTTGGGCTTATTAGTTAACCTTATTCTTATTTCATTCAGACAGCTAAACCTTTATTAACTAGAATCACCAAATAAACATTTCACCACTATGAAGTTACCACTTCCTCTAAAGAGCCAAAGATGATGAGAATACCATCTTCAAAAGTATTAACTCCAGGAAGGACTTTACTCAGACCCTCTCCTTCCAACATCTCCAGAAATGAAGCATATTTACGAACATCCTGTTAATTAAAAGTTAGATGTGTATATAGCAAGAAATAAAGCAGAGATCAATTGAATAACTAGCCATCACCTGAACCTCAAGAACCAAACACTTGTTGACAAGAATGAAGGCACCTGTACTAATGCTGAAGACAAACTCAAGTAAGCTACCAAAAGACtgctaaaaaaaactaaaatcatATAATTGGAAAAGGCACAGTATCAACCTGATTTAGTTCTAAAGGCACAACGGAATTTTGGAAGAATTTTAGCAACCGAAACTGACGGTAACTGTTGTAACGGATAGCTGATATTAGTTGAGTCCATCCAAACAATTTATTTTCCGAAATGCCCCAGTTTTATTTGGTAAGAATATACATGAAAGTTCTAAAACTA from Punica granatum isolate Tunisia-2019 chromosome 2, ASM765513v2, whole genome shotgun sequence includes the following:
- the LOC116197375 gene encoding uncharacterized protein LOC116197375, which encodes MVELKDCMEELLKFTLQSHICRTLCLDFDLGISTDYCSALLVEDENDLNASPSPSSGSFEGVPRYPLYRRLAVALSEAIRSGMLSKKDEKTAFFDEENTINQNGELDELIQQRGTELMNILKTINFEIHVQEPFFTQLKDGQKTVEGRCATGDYNHISTGAFILVNKCLVLEVQDVRKYASFLEMLEGEGLSKVLPGVNTFEDGVQIYRRFYMEEKERDNGVLAIDILKSSHQPYISVARIISVLGYNGVHNLLGLVHTAGTVSDSLPPPRSALLSALQQPYNRDVKGSTLTDGARALAKHFSRSSSKYWGSLDGSDSRKNKAAMDIITCLISSCCWLNLHVVPPHGVVFEIRDANGYGARWSGDGSKFIGFLEPYMKDGHLRRWRH